One window from the genome of Ammoniphilus sp. CFH 90114 encodes:
- a CDS encoding phosphatidate cytidylyltransferase — protein MKTRVITGAIGGAVFLSLLFLGGVSYGVLLFFIALAGYYEWLKMNKISIGNLSSIIGFLFTIYYFLPSHITGGLTIEAFILHLLILLAVPVVSKNKSSIHEVSYIFMGSVYLGVSLHLMLETRLLEEGLILTLAVLLATWATDTSAYFVGKAIGKRKLWPTISPNKTIEGSLGGIVVAVIVLAILSSFSDYLTLSHAFILALAVSIFGQVGDLVESAVKRTLGVKDSGQILPGHGGALDRFDSLLFIFPVLHLLSLI, from the coding sequence TTGAAGACAAGAGTGATAACTGGAGCGATAGGAGGAGCTGTATTTCTTTCCCTTCTATTTTTAGGGGGAGTTAGTTATGGAGTCCTCCTTTTTTTCATCGCATTGGCTGGCTACTACGAGTGGCTGAAGATGAATAAGATATCTATTGGAAACCTCTCATCGATAATTGGCTTCTTGTTTACGATTTATTATTTTCTACCAAGTCACATCACGGGCGGTTTAACGATTGAAGCTTTTATCTTGCATCTTCTCATTCTATTAGCTGTGCCTGTTGTAAGCAAAAACAAATCCTCTATTCATGAGGTTTCTTATATATTTATGGGATCAGTTTATCTTGGTGTATCACTACACCTTATGCTTGAGACCCGTCTATTGGAGGAGGGATTAATTCTAACCCTTGCCGTATTATTGGCCACTTGGGCTACGGATACCTCTGCTTACTTTGTTGGAAAAGCTATTGGTAAACGGAAATTATGGCCTACCATCAGTCCAAACAAAACCATTGAAGGGTCATTGGGAGGAATTGTGGTAGCTGTAATTGTACTTGCTATATTGTCCTCTTTTTCCGATTACCTTACCTTATCCCATGCTTTTATTTTAGCTCTTGCCGTCTCCATTTTCGGTCAAGTGGGTGATTTGGTAGAATCAGCTGTAAAAAGGACTTTAGGAGTCAAGGATTCCGGGCAAATCTTACCGGGTCATGGCGGTGCGTTAGATCGTTTCGATAGTTTACTGTTTATTTTCCCGGTATTACACCTATTATCCTTGATTTAG
- the rimP gene encoding ribosome maturation factor RimP, with product MGKNVTAVVEELVTPILTDMSIELVDIEYVKEGNNWFLRVYIDKEGGIDIEDCGAVSEKLSKRLDEVDPIPDAYFLEVSSPGIERPLRKEKDFHWSIGKRVHLKTKEPIEDLKVFEGTLSQFTEGMIIIQEENKSYVIPMDKVESARLAVVF from the coding sequence ATGGGTAAGAATGTAACTGCAGTTGTTGAAGAACTCGTGACACCCATCCTTACAGACATGAGCATCGAGCTCGTTGATATAGAATACGTAAAAGAGGGAAACAACTGGTTCTTACGTGTATATATCGATAAAGAAGGCGGTATAGACATTGAGGACTGTGGAGCTGTCAGCGAAAAGCTGAGTAAGCGACTAGATGAAGTAGACCCCATCCCAGATGCCTATTTTCTCGAAGTATCCTCACCAGGCATAGAACGCCCACTCAGGAAAGAGAAGGATTTTCATTGGTCTATTGGAAAACGAGTCCACTTGAAGACGAAGGAACCGATAGAGGATCTTAAAGTTTTTGAGGGTACCTTGAGTCAGTTTACGGAAGGGATGATTATCATCCAAGAAGAAAACAAGTCGTACGTTATCCCAATGGATAAAGTAGAGAGTGCTCGTTTGGCTGTAGTATTTTAG
- a CDS encoding proline--tRNA ligase, producing the protein MRQSSLLLPTLREVPSEAEIASHKLMLRAGLIKQLVSGVYSYLPLGYRVVRKVTQIVREEMDRSEAQEISMPAIQPAELWQETGRWEAYGPELMRLKDRHDRSFVLGPTHEEVVTSIARDGINSYKKLPINLYQIQTKYRDEVRPRFGVIRAREFIMKDAYSFDVDRDGLDRSYQAMYDAYTRIFTRCGMDFRAVEADAGAIGGKGTHEFMALSDIGEDTIAYCNSCNYAANLEKADVVYQGQASGETSETLEKVHTPAIKTIAQLTEFLGLPAEKTIKSLLFKVDQQYVLALIRGDHELNDIKLKNMFDANVIDMATEQEVMEVLGSPVGFVGPIGLQEKPVAIVADQAVKDMVNAVVGAGVADYHYKNITPGRDFEVSQYGDLRNIQEGDPCPQCGGEIRFARGIEVGHVFKLGTRYSEKMKATFLDENGKEKPMIMGCYGIGISRTVAAVVEQNHDENGIIWPLSIAPFHIHLIAVNPKNEDQLKLAESLYEQISQAGYEVLYDDRPERAGVKFKDADLIGLPLRITIGAKASDGLVECKIRKSGEMQEIAADQVLDYMKETLSKL; encoded by the coding sequence TTGCGTCAATCGAGTTTGTTACTTCCGACACTAAGAGAAGTGCCATCGGAAGCAGAGATAGCTAGTCATAAATTAATGTTGCGTGCTGGTTTGATTAAGCAATTGGTTTCTGGTGTGTACTCTTACTTGCCCCTTGGGTACCGAGTGGTACGAAAGGTAACTCAGATCGTTCGTGAAGAGATGGATCGTTCCGAGGCACAAGAAATATCGATGCCTGCTATTCAGCCTGCAGAACTTTGGCAAGAGACAGGAAGATGGGAAGCGTACGGTCCTGAGTTGATGAGACTAAAAGATCGTCATGACCGCAGCTTTGTATTGGGTCCTACTCACGAAGAAGTCGTCACTAGTATAGCTAGAGATGGAATTAACTCTTACAAGAAGTTACCGATTAACTTATACCAGATTCAAACGAAGTATCGTGATGAGGTAAGGCCAAGATTCGGTGTTATTCGGGCGAGAGAATTCATCATGAAGGATGCTTATTCCTTCGATGTTGATCGTGATGGTTTGGACCGTAGTTATCAGGCGATGTATGACGCTTATACTCGTATTTTTACAAGATGTGGAATGGACTTTAGAGCTGTTGAAGCAGATGCTGGAGCCATTGGTGGAAAAGGGACACATGAGTTTATGGCCCTTTCCGATATAGGTGAGGATACGATTGCTTATTGTAACTCTTGCAACTATGCAGCTAACCTAGAAAAGGCTGATGTTGTGTACCAAGGTCAAGCTTCTGGGGAAACTTCCGAAACGCTAGAAAAGGTGCATACACCTGCGATTAAAACAATAGCTCAGCTTACAGAGTTTTTAGGCTTACCAGCGGAGAAGACGATAAAGTCGCTCTTGTTTAAGGTGGATCAACAGTATGTTCTTGCTCTTATTCGTGGAGATCATGAATTAAACGATATTAAACTTAAGAACATGTTTGATGCAAATGTAATCGACATGGCAACTGAACAAGAGGTAATGGAGGTTCTTGGTTCGCCTGTGGGATTCGTAGGTCCTATTGGACTTCAAGAAAAACCAGTAGCTATTGTGGCGGACCAAGCCGTGAAAGATATGGTCAATGCCGTGGTTGGTGCTGGTGTAGCTGATTATCATTATAAAAATATCACACCGGGTCGTGATTTCGAGGTTTCTCAGTATGGAGACTTAAGAAATATTCAAGAAGGCGATCCATGTCCGCAATGTGGAGGAGAGATTCGATTTGCAAGAGGCATTGAGGTTGGTCATGTTTTCAAGCTAGGTACACGTTATAGCGAAAAAATGAAAGCAACCTTCCTTGATGAAAACGGGAAAGAAAAACCTATGATCATGGGTTGTTACGGAATAGGCATCTCGCGTACGGTTGCAGCCGTTGTGGAACAAAATCATGATGAGAATGGTATTATATGGCCTCTTTCCATTGCACCGTTTCATATCCACCTTATCGCGGTCAACCCTAAGAATGAGGATCAGTTAAAATTAGCTGAAAGCCTGTACGAGCAAATTTCCCAAGCAGGATATGAGGTGTTATACGACGATCGACCAGAACGTGCAGGGGTGAAATTTAAAGATGCAGATCTTATCGGACTTCCTTTGCGCATTACGATAGGGGCAAAGGCAAGTGATGGTCTAGTTGAATGCAAGATACGCAAGTCCGGGGAAATGCAGGAAATCGCCGCTGATCAAGTTTTGGACTATATGAAAGAAACACTATCTAAGCTATAA
- a CDS encoding isoprenyl transferase: MQGKDGEQLTLDLDNIPKHIAIIMDGNGRWAKKRGLPRVAGHRAGMKTVKEITRAADDIGVKALTLYAFSTENWKRPKDEVEYLMRLPQEYLLTELKELIEQNVQVRMLGNKDQLPDYTIKAVLEAQEKTKNNTGLILNFALNYGSRDEMLHAIRCIADEVKKGNLDVEGITEKAMERHLFTVGLPDPDLLIRTSGEVRLSNFMLWQLAYSELYFSEVYWPDFNRDEFYKAIYEYQHRNRRYGGV; encoded by the coding sequence ATGCAAGGCAAGGATGGAGAACAGCTTACCCTTGATCTTGATAACATTCCTAAGCATATTGCGATCATAATGGACGGTAATGGCAGATGGGCGAAGAAACGAGGGTTGCCACGTGTTGCCGGACATCGAGCCGGGATGAAAACGGTCAAAGAAATTACGAGAGCAGCGGATGACATTGGGGTAAAAGCATTAACTCTTTATGCATTTTCTACGGAGAATTGGAAACGCCCTAAAGATGAAGTGGAATATCTAATGAGACTTCCTCAAGAATATCTGCTAACTGAACTGAAAGAATTGATCGAACAAAATGTTCAAGTTCGCATGCTTGGTAATAAAGATCAACTCCCTGATTATACGATTAAGGCTGTGCTTGAGGCACAGGAAAAAACCAAAAATAATACCGGACTTATCTTGAATTTTGCGCTAAATTATGGCAGTCGTGATGAAATGCTTCATGCGATTCGTTGTATTGCGGATGAAGTGAAGAAGGGAAATCTAGATGTAGAAGGTATTACAGAGAAGGCTATGGAACGACATCTTTTTACAGTAGGATTGCCTGATCCTGATTTACTCATTCGTACTAGTGGTGAGGTGCGCCTCAGTAATTTTATGCTGTGGCAGTTGGCCTACTCCGAACTATACTTTAGTGAAGTGTATTGGCCTGACTTTAATCGTGATGAATTTTATAAAGCTATATATGAATATCAGCACCGGAATCGTCGCTATGGCGGGGTATAG
- a CDS encoding 1-deoxy-D-xylulose-5-phosphate reductoisomerase — protein MKYISILGSTGSIGKQTLDVISQHPDRFQVMGLAAGANWEELIQQAAQFRPRIVSVGTKELADKVRMHVSQDIRVTYGSQGVLEVATWSQTNFVVSAMVGSAGLAPTLQAIEAGKTIGLANKETLVSAGHIVMRLAEEKKVEILPIDSEHSAIHQCLQGEDRRAIKRLILTASGGSFRDKTREELEGVTVDQALAHPNWKMGAKITIDSATMMNKGLEVIEAHWLFNLPFTQIDSVLHRESIVHSMVEFTDSAIIAQLGTPDMRVPIQYALGDTHRLPLDVPAFDLSQALSLNFAPMNFERYPALRLAYECGEAGGTMPTVLNAANEVMVERFLKGQISFTQIESNIEKVLEKHQRIANPQLEAIWDADHWARREASLV, from the coding sequence TTGAAATACATATCTATACTGGGTTCTACGGGTTCGATCGGCAAGCAAACCCTAGACGTTATATCTCAGCATCCCGATCGTTTTCAAGTCATGGGTCTTGCTGCAGGAGCAAATTGGGAGGAGCTTATCCAGCAAGCTGCCCAATTTAGACCTCGGATCGTTTCGGTTGGAACAAAAGAATTAGCAGATAAAGTGCGTATGCATGTTTCACAAGATATTCGAGTTACATATGGTTCACAAGGAGTATTAGAAGTAGCGACATGGTCGCAAACGAATTTTGTAGTCTCTGCTATGGTAGGAAGTGCAGGTCTTGCCCCTACATTACAGGCTATCGAGGCTGGTAAAACAATAGGATTAGCCAATAAAGAGACCCTTGTTTCAGCTGGTCATATTGTGATGAGGCTTGCAGAAGAAAAAAAGGTAGAGATTTTACCAATTGACAGCGAGCATTCAGCTATCCATCAATGCCTCCAAGGTGAAGACCGAAGAGCAATTAAACGACTTATTCTTACCGCTTCTGGAGGTTCATTTAGGGATAAGACCAGAGAAGAACTTGAGGGAGTTACCGTGGACCAAGCCCTTGCACACCCGAACTGGAAAATGGGGGCGAAAATCACGATTGATTCTGCTACAATGATGAATAAAGGCTTGGAGGTTATTGAGGCACATTGGTTATTTAATCTACCTTTTACCCAAATTGACTCCGTATTACACCGAGAGAGTATCGTTCACTCTATGGTCGAATTTACGGATTCTGCCATCATTGCCCAACTAGGAACACCGGATATGAGAGTGCCGATACAATATGCGTTGGGTGACACGCATCGATTACCTCTTGACGTCCCGGCATTCGATTTGAGTCAAGCTTTGTCGCTAAATTTTGCCCCTATGAACTTTGAGCGATACCCAGCGTTAAGGCTGGCCTATGAATGTGGTGAGGCAGGAGGGACTATGCCCACAGTCCTAAATGCCGCTAATGAAGTAATGGTAGAGCGATTTTTGAAGGGACAAATCTCGTTTACTCAAATTGAGAGCAACATTGAGAAAGTATTGGAGAAGCACCAGAGAATAGCCAATCCACAGTTAGAGGCAATTTGGGATGCTGATCATTGGGCACGGAGAGAAGCGAGCCTAGTCTAA
- the rseP gene encoding RIP metalloprotease RseP: MFEVLSIILVFGALVFFHELGHLVFAKRAGILCREFALGMGPKLFSFKKGETTYTLRLLPIGGFVRMAGEDPEVVKINPGQEIGIILENEKIVRIIVDQLRSHPQAEVISVERIDLDKKLLIEAYLDGELHRWNVHPQAMMVSHGQEIQIAPWDRQFGSKTVRQRATAIFAGPAANFILAFILLMVMALSYGTPTNLPYLGEISKGGPAERAELKEGDRILQVNNQAVQSWQDIVTIVSQSPGQELTFIIERNKEQFTVPLVTDSLDVEGKAVGKIGVYPPVTKEFGPSLNYAGETTWQFSTLIFKGLGMLVTGKVSMDELSGPVGIFNYTYEAAERGMAILLKWSAILSINLGIINLLPLPALDGGRLVFLMLEAVRGRPVDPQKEGMVHFLGFAFLMLLILVITWNDIQRFFF; encoded by the coding sequence ATGTTTGAGGTCTTATCCATCATTCTAGTGTTTGGTGCGTTAGTGTTTTTTCATGAGTTAGGGCACTTGGTATTTGCAAAGCGTGCCGGAATACTCTGCCGTGAGTTTGCGTTAGGTATGGGTCCGAAGTTATTTTCTTTTAAAAAAGGAGAAACCACTTATACCCTGCGCTTGTTGCCCATCGGTGGATTCGTCAGAATGGCAGGAGAGGATCCTGAGGTGGTGAAGATCAACCCAGGACAAGAAATAGGGATCATTCTTGAAAATGAAAAGATCGTTCGAATTATTGTTGATCAGTTAAGATCTCATCCTCAAGCCGAAGTGATCTCCGTTGAACGAATCGACTTGGATAAAAAATTACTTATTGAGGCTTACCTCGATGGAGAATTGCATCGTTGGAACGTCCATCCTCAAGCTATGATGGTTTCTCATGGACAAGAGATACAGATTGCCCCTTGGGATCGCCAATTTGGAAGCAAGACGGTTCGTCAGCGAGCAACAGCTATCTTTGCCGGCCCTGCTGCGAATTTTATCCTTGCTTTCATCCTTCTTATGGTGATGGCACTTTCTTATGGAACACCTACGAATCTACCTTACTTAGGAGAGATCAGTAAAGGCGGACCTGCTGAACGTGCGGAACTCAAAGAAGGAGATCGAATCTTACAAGTTAACAATCAAGCGGTTCAGTCATGGCAAGATATCGTGACGATTGTTAGTCAATCACCCGGACAGGAATTGACCTTTATTATTGAAAGAAATAAAGAGCAATTCACAGTACCGTTAGTCACAGATTCGCTAGACGTGGAAGGGAAGGCCGTAGGTAAAATAGGAGTTTATCCTCCTGTAACGAAGGAATTCGGACCATCCTTAAACTATGCAGGAGAGACGACCTGGCAGTTTTCTACTCTCATCTTTAAGGGGCTAGGCATGTTGGTTACGGGCAAGGTTTCTATGGATGAACTTTCGGGCCCTGTTGGGATTTTTAATTATACCTATGAAGCCGCAGAAAGAGGCATGGCTATCCTATTGAAATGGTCTGCTATTCTAAGTATAAATTTAGGGATTATTAATCTTCTTCCTTTACCTGCTTTAGATGGTGGGAGATTAGTGTTTCTCATGCTTGAAGCCGTTCGTGGAAGACCTGTGGACCCGCAAAAGGAAGGTATGGTTCACTTCTTAGGCTTTGCTTTCTTAATGCTATTGATTTTAGTAATCACGTGGAATGATATTCAAAGATTTTTCTTCTAA
- a CDS encoding PolC-type DNA polymerase III translates to MQQWLEQKERFQLLLRQADIPEEYRSLYFAEGRIDRLELTRQNKQWTFYIELENILPSLVYRAFIQRLQATFSHIAVVDCYVSYMNPVDIQAFITDYWGYIFDILAGQLTSLAGIMKETVPDIAGNKLILSVTNEITLSMVKKKEVDRLISATMFKMLGTHVQVEFKVVESDEDYQAFLEQRMQEDRSRALEALIETEKEKEKGESTSLAEANVEFLIGYKIQDDPSPIQQIVEEEKRITIQGQVFSTEIRELKSGRSLLTFRVTDYTDSISVKIFSRDKEDLVMMKAVKEGMWVKVRGRVTYDQFARELAMEANDVNEIKPKNIRQDTATEKRIELHLHTPMSTMDAITPVKKLVAQAAKWGHKAIAITDHAGVQSFPEAYSAAQKAGIKVIYGLEANIVNDGAPIAYNPSDLPLKEATYVVFDVETTGLSVVYNQIIELAAVKVRNGEIIDRFERFANPHENLTNTIIELTGITDDMLVDAPEIDQVLNDFREFVGDAVLVAHNAKFDMGFVNTGYRKLNQPELKNSVIDTLELARFLLPELKNHRLNTISNYLNVELVSHHRAVYDAEATGNVLWKMVLRLEERNMTNLLQLNDHMGRNGDWMRQRPFHGMILVQNQVGLRNLYILVSKAHTEYLHRVPRIPRSELIKYREGLIIGSGCERGELFETVMQKSIEEAEEVAKFYDYLEIQPTYYNLHLIEKELVKDEQALRDINRKIMELGQKLGKPVVATGNVHYLDPHEKIYRQILVRSLGGASMLKPDKLPDAHFPTTNEFLDEFKYLGEDQAYNVVIAGPSQVNEWIEDVKPIPDKLYTPKIDGANEDTEVMSYERAKRIYGDPLPELVQKRLEKELNSIIGHGFAVIYLISHKLVKKSLDDGYLVGSRGSVGSSFVATMMEITEVNPLPPHYVCPSCKHSEFIEDGSVACGYDLPDRDCPQCGTKYNKDGHDIPFETFLGFKGDKVPDIDLNFSGEYQPRAHNYTKVLFGPDYVYRAGTIGTVADKTAYGFVKKYEEEKGLQLKNTEVLRLASGCTGVKRTTGQHPGGIIVVPDYTDIYDFCPIQFPADDKESEWKTTHFDFHSIHDNLLKLDILGHDDPTAIRMLQDLTGLDPKGIPTDDKAVMGIFSSPESLGVSTEQIRTNTGTLGIPEFGTKFVRQMLEDTKPSTFAELVQISGLSHGTDVWLNNAQELIRKGTCTLKDVIGCRDDIMVYLMYKGLEPSLAFKIMESVRKGKGLTPEMEEDMLANKVPDWYIWSCKQIKYMFPKAHATAYVLMAVRIAYFKVHYPLEYYATYFTVRADDFDIPIMVKGSAAIRAKIEEIERKGNDAQPKEKNLLTVLEIALEMCERGFHFKNIDLYRSHATQFLLDGKGLIPPFNSLPGVGTNAAISIAASRENGEFLSIEDLQQRSKVSKTVIEYLQEQGCLQGLPASNQLSLF, encoded by the coding sequence ATGCAGCAATGGCTAGAACAGAAGGAGCGATTTCAACTTCTTTTACGACAGGCTGACATACCTGAAGAGTATAGAAGCCTATATTTTGCAGAAGGAAGAATTGATAGATTAGAACTAACAAGACAAAACAAGCAATGGACATTTTACATTGAACTAGAAAACATTTTGCCTAGTTTAGTCTATCGAGCTTTTATTCAGCGACTGCAAGCGACTTTCTCGCATATTGCAGTGGTAGATTGTTACGTGTCCTATATGAATCCAGTAGACATTCAAGCCTTCATTACAGATTATTGGGGGTACATTTTTGACATCCTGGCTGGCCAATTAACATCACTTGCCGGTATTATGAAGGAAACGGTGCCTGATATTGCAGGTAATAAATTAATTCTCTCCGTAACAAACGAGATCACTCTCTCCATGGTAAAGAAAAAGGAAGTTGATCGTCTAATAAGTGCAACAATGTTTAAAATGCTAGGTACTCACGTTCAAGTAGAATTCAAGGTCGTAGAGTCTGATGAAGACTATCAAGCTTTTCTTGAACAACGTATGCAAGAGGATCGCTCTCGTGCCTTAGAAGCCCTCATTGAAACCGAGAAAGAAAAGGAAAAAGGAGAATCGACCTCCCTCGCAGAGGCGAATGTGGAATTTCTCATTGGATATAAGATTCAGGATGATCCGAGCCCGATTCAGCAAATTGTGGAAGAAGAAAAGAGAATTACCATTCAAGGTCAAGTGTTCTCTACTGAAATCCGGGAACTTAAGAGCGGAAGATCATTGCTCACCTTTAGAGTTACCGATTATACCGACTCGATTAGCGTAAAGATTTTTTCCCGTGATAAGGAAGATCTTGTGATGATGAAAGCCGTTAAAGAAGGCATGTGGGTCAAAGTAAGGGGACGAGTAACTTATGATCAGTTTGCCCGTGAACTTGCGATGGAAGCGAATGATGTAAATGAAATTAAACCAAAGAACATCAGACAGGATACAGCAACTGAAAAACGGATTGAACTTCATTTACACACACCGATGAGTACAATGGATGCTATTACTCCTGTGAAAAAGCTGGTCGCTCAGGCTGCCAAGTGGGGACACAAGGCAATAGCCATTACGGATCACGCGGGGGTGCAGAGTTTTCCTGAAGCCTACAGTGCAGCACAAAAAGCTGGGATTAAGGTCATCTATGGGTTAGAAGCCAACATTGTAAATGATGGGGCGCCCATCGCTTATAATCCTAGTGATTTGCCCTTAAAAGAGGCTACCTATGTGGTTTTTGACGTGGAAACGACGGGACTATCCGTTGTCTATAATCAAATTATTGAACTAGCAGCCGTTAAAGTAAGAAATGGAGAGATCATTGACAGGTTCGAGAGATTCGCGAATCCACATGAGAATCTTACCAATACCATTATCGAGCTAACCGGCATTACCGATGATATGTTGGTCGATGCACCCGAGATTGACCAAGTATTGAATGATTTTAGGGAATTTGTAGGGGATGCCGTATTAGTAGCCCATAATGCTAAGTTTGACATGGGTTTTGTTAATACAGGATATCGGAAGTTGAATCAACCTGAGTTAAAAAATTCCGTTATAGATACATTAGAATTAGCTCGCTTTCTATTGCCAGAGCTCAAAAATCACCGTCTTAATACAATCAGTAATTATTTAAACGTGGAGCTTGTGAGCCACCATCGTGCGGTTTATGACGCCGAAGCAACGGGAAATGTTCTCTGGAAAATGGTGTTGCGTCTGGAAGAACGCAACATGACGAATTTACTTCAACTTAACGATCATATGGGCAGAAACGGTGACTGGATGCGTCAGAGGCCTTTCCATGGGATGATTCTTGTGCAAAATCAGGTAGGATTGCGAAATTTATATATCCTTGTTTCCAAGGCGCATACCGAATACCTTCATCGAGTGCCTAGGATACCACGCAGTGAGCTTATTAAATATCGCGAAGGATTGATTATTGGTTCGGGATGTGAACGTGGAGAGCTGTTTGAAACCGTTATGCAGAAGTCCATTGAAGAAGCTGAGGAAGTTGCTAAATTTTATGACTACCTCGAGATACAACCTACCTATTATAATCTTCACCTCATCGAGAAGGAATTAGTGAAGGACGAACAGGCTTTGCGGGACATTAATCGAAAGATAATGGAGCTTGGGCAGAAGCTAGGAAAACCGGTCGTTGCCACCGGGAATGTACACTATCTAGATCCACACGAAAAAATATATCGTCAAATTCTTGTTCGTAGTTTGGGTGGCGCAAGTATGCTTAAACCTGATAAGCTTCCAGATGCTCACTTTCCAACAACGAATGAGTTTCTAGATGAATTTAAATATCTTGGAGAAGATCAAGCTTATAATGTCGTAATCGCAGGACCGAGTCAAGTCAATGAATGGATAGAAGACGTTAAGCCGATTCCAGATAAATTGTATACACCAAAAATTGACGGTGCGAACGAAGATACGGAAGTGATGAGCTATGAACGTGCGAAAAGAATATATGGTGATCCGCTTCCGGAGCTCGTTCAAAAAAGACTGGAAAAAGAATTGAACAGTATTATTGGTCATGGTTTCGCGGTTATTTATTTGATCTCTCATAAGCTGGTGAAGAAGTCGCTTGACGATGGCTATCTTGTTGGTTCACGTGGTTCCGTAGGATCTTCCTTTGTGGCTACCATGATGGAAATCACAGAAGTTAACCCATTGCCTCCTCATTACGTTTGCCCGAGTTGCAAGCATTCTGAGTTTATAGAAGACGGTTCTGTGGCTTGCGGATACGACTTGCCGGATAGAGATTGTCCACAATGTGGCACAAAATACAATAAAGATGGACATGATATTCCCTTTGAAACATTCTTAGGTTTTAAGGGAGACAAGGTTCCCGATATTGATTTGAACTTTTCAGGAGAATATCAACCGAGAGCACATAACTATACGAAAGTGTTGTTTGGTCCAGACTATGTGTACCGCGCCGGAACAATTGGTACAGTAGCAGATAAAACAGCGTATGGGTTTGTAAAGAAGTATGAAGAAGAAAAAGGATTACAACTTAAAAATACAGAGGTTCTTCGCCTAGCGTCAGGCTGCACGGGAGTAAAACGAACAACGGGTCAGCATCCCGGTGGTATTATCGTTGTTCCGGACTATACGGATATCTATGACTTTTGTCCAATTCAATTTCCAGCAGATGATAAGGAATCAGAATGGAAGACTACCCATTTTGACTTTCACTCGATTCATGATAACTTGTTGAAGCTTGACATATTAGGACACGATGATCCGACAGCGATTCGTATGCTACAGGATTTAACTGGGCTGGATCCGAAGGGAATACCGACTGATGATAAAGCGGTTATGGGAATCTTTAGTAGTCCAGAATCTCTTGGTGTATCAACAGAACAAATAAGAACGAATACGGGAACACTCGGGATTCCTGAGTTTGGTACAAAATTCGTACGACAGATGTTGGAAGATACTAAACCTTCAACGTTTGCGGAACTTGTTCAGATCTCTGGACTTTCCCATGGGACGGATGTTTGGTTAAATAATGCTCAAGAACTGATTCGTAAAGGGACCTGCACCTTAAAAGACGTTATTGGTTGTCGTGATGATATCATGGTCTACTTGATGTATAAAGGCTTAGAACCGAGTCTCGCTTTTAAGATCATGGAAAGTGTGCGTAAAGGGAAAGGACTTACTCCAGAGATGGAGGAAGATATGTTGGCTAATAAAGTGCCAGACTGGTACATCTGGTCATGTAAGCAGATCAAATACATGTTTCCGAAGGCGCATGCAACGGCCTATGTTCTCATGGCCGTACGTATTGCCTATTTTAAGGTTCACTATCCATTGGAGTATTATGCAACTTACTTTACAGTTCGTGCAGATGATTTTGACATTCCAATCATGGTTAAAGGCAGTGCCGCCATACGGGCGAAAATTGAAGAAATTGAAAGAAAAGGGAATGACGCTCAGCCGAAAGAGAAGAACTTGCTGACTGTACTAGAAATTGCGTTAGAAATGTGCGAACGAGGCTTTCATTTCAAAAATATTGATTTATACCGTTCTCATGCCACTCAATTTCTCTTAGATGGTAAAGGCTTAATTCCTCCATTCAATTCCTTGCCAGGCGTTGGAACGAATGCCGCCATAAGCATTGCAGCTTCCAGAGAAAATGGAGAGTTTTTATCCATTGAAGATCTACAACAAAGGTCAAAGGTATCTAAAACCGTCATTGAATACCTGCAAGAACAAGGATGTTTACAGGGACTTCCTGCATCAAACCAATTATCATTATTCTAG